The sequence AATATATCTCAAATCATATTTGTCATTTTAGAAGAATATGTTTAACTACTCAAGTTTTTTCAATTCATTTTGATAATGCTAGTGCAAATATTTATAGTATTAGTgagattattaaaatatataaaacatcactaggtgataatttttttatattaggtgcatatgtaatattttaaattttcgtgTGTTCAATATGGACTGAAAATTTTAGAGTCTTATATTAAACCAATTAAGATCACAATTCATTATCTATTAAGACATTCTAAAGTGAAACAATGGATCaaattttgcaaaataaataatatgaagCCCAAACAGTTTGAACAAGATGTTCCAGCTCATTGTAATTCAACATATAAATTGTTATTATCGTCttttcaatataaatatttattatgcatatttttttattaacatgttaaaaatcatgatatttattttttttcaaatcaatGGAACACATGCATTaagtatttgtgaaattttaaaaatgtttaatgATGCTAATGACAACTTATTCAGTGTTTATTATCACACTTCTCGTTTAATTTTAATACATTATTGCAACGTTGCATGTATTGTTAGTGAACATATTAAATATAGTGATGACGatttagtttaatatatttatgtcatgaaaataaattgagaaaaatatttttttagaaattctaaaatatttttatgtgcttttgttttagatcctatactTAAATTAGACGGtttataataaatgttaaaaatatattatgattttttagaCCCTTAAAAAATTAGCTCAttgattttgtttaatattagaattcatttatatgatatttataatgaatttaaCACCAAAtatggtgaacaaatatttttacatgAAACATAATCCACTATCATTATTGATATCACTTCTAAACTTACTAAAATACAACTTTTATTAAGGGAGTGAACGAAATGCCCATGAAGATCCTCAAACTCTAGTAAATAACTTGTGAATTATTTTGTCACTatttttgatttgattgatgcaggtgaggaaaTTTTCGACATATTACAATGATGATCGTagaaaatacaaatatatacaATAGTGTTTATAAATTatgatgacaaaaaaaaaatctagtttGCCCGTTTCAACAGTTGTAATGgaacaaaattttaatatcgGAGGAAATACATTATATGAGAGACGCTTAGCTTAATGTTGGAAAATTTGGAAGCCCAATATTTGCTAAATGATTGGTCAAAACCCGCTAGCCGTTCCACAAGATGTTAAAAGTGATGAAGAAGACCGAGACGAAATTGAGGAAACATCCGGAACAACGTAGAGAGAAATGTGAGTGATTGAACAACACCACTCTTAAGGTAAGTATGTAAAGGTAAACGAACTATATGTTCCTTGATTTTTCTAGATCAAAAAAGAACACGTAGATAAATGCAAGATTTTTTTGAAAgttagatttttatttaaataatatattttaaaaaacaaaaagattgaattagatttttatttaaataatatataaaaacaaaaaacaaaaagattgaACCAGACTCAGACCCGGTGGTTGTCAGAGCCCGGATCCAAACTGTCGGTCCATATCCGACCACAAGAGAGCCGGTTAAAAGTCGGGGATATACTGACCCAGAATCGGACCTAGATCGGCCATGGCCAAGCGTACCTATCATCCTTCATCACACTTTTCTTAAAAAGCTTAGTGAAAGAaaaatgtgtattttattttttaacttcaGTCAACTATATTCTTAAGAAAATGACTTTCTCaagtatatttttaatatacttGAGgagatcattttcttaaaaaaagagttaatcgagattatttaaccaatttctccgaaagaaaaagaagagaacgagaaaataaaataagaaaagatACAGGGAGAGAATAgaaaaaacatgtatttttttgtttgggaattggaaaaacaaaagaaaataaataaattaaatatatttgaaaacaattttttttcctctcatttCCTTCTACTTTTTGGAGGAAAATATTTTAGGTttgaaagatattttttttgctatttcttttctttcctttttcttaaaaatcgtccaaacaaaatatttttaaatcattcattctaaattattttttaaagatatttgAGAGAATAATTTtggtcaaattttatttttaaaaaataactttttataagtttatttgattattgttacatacaaaatgattttttttttttaaaaaaatatttgatttgcaaaATTCCCTTTCTTTTTAAAGGCGCATTTGTGGCTCACTTATAATACACCGAGCGGCGGCGAGGGGGAGGCTGGCGACCATGCCGAGCAAAAGGAAGAGGAAGAGCGGCGGAGAGACGCGAGGTATTCACCCACGAAATAAATACTCTGATAATCCACCGGATTTCTGCTTGTTGGCTTCTCTCTACCCCAGTTTCCAGCCCTACGTTTTCTACTCTCGTGAAGGTAAACCCAAAATCGACTGGACGGATTTTAATGCCACCCGAGAGTTGACCAGGGTTTTGCTACTCCATGATCATGGACTCGACTGGTATGCtagttcatgttttttttttttggggaaaatTTGCTGCTATTCCTGTTATACTAACAAAGTTTTTTAATTTCCGATTTCAAGTCTCTTGATATCTAACACTTGAGCGATGTTGCTATTACTTTGTTTAGTGATATTATGCTATCGAATATTGTTTACCTGTCGTctttgctcttcttcttctttggcCTTTTCTTCTTACGTATCTATGTATTTGATTATGTTTAGGTTCAAATGGCAACTTTATTCGATAACTTTTCTCAGCTGAACAATAGCTTGTTTTTTGAGTAATTGAACCAGACACAATGTCTAGTTGTACTATGTTTGTTAATGTTTCTTGTAATGTGGTTAACAGAATGGAGTCTTAACATTTGTAGGTGGATTCCTGATGGTCAGCTGTGTCCTACAGTGCCCAACAGGTCAAATTACATCCATTGGATAGAGGATCTTTTGGCCTCAAACCTCATTTCAGGAACCCGGGTAGATGGCAGAGTGAATGGTTTTGATATTGGAACTGGAGCAAATTGCATTTATCCCCTTCTTGGTGCTTCCCTTCTTGGTTGGAAGTTTGTTGGTTCAGGTACTCTGTAAATTTCTTCTGTGTTCTCCTCGTGAACTTTTCTATGTTGTGCTAAATGTTGCATCATTGCACTGTTTTAGATGTTACTGATGTAGCTATAGAGTGGGCGAATAGAAATGTAATGAACAATCCTCATATAACTGAGTTGATAGAAATTAGAAGAGTTGAGTGTGAGGATGACATTTTTGATGTGGAAGAACTTCAAACAAAGAAGCAACATAGTAGTGAATGCGACTTGGATTCGCACGACGAAAAGGCTCTTGAAATTATGCCTGCACCATCATCTGTGGTGGGCAAAAAGAAGGGTTATTGTGGGTCACCTGTGCTTCTTGGTGTTGTCAAGGATGGGGAGAACTTTGACTTCTGTATGTGTAACCCTCCATTCTTTGAGACGATGGAGGAAGCGGGGTTGAATCCAAACACGGCTTGTGGTGGAACTTCAGAGGAGATGGTCTGCTTTGGTGGTGAACGGGCTTTCATCAGTCGCATAATTGGTGATAGTGTTCAGCTGAAGCACAGATTTAGGTATTGGTTTTTGTATCTAGTAATGTTTTATGTGGCGACAATTATCTTTACTGGTTTATTACTTTATTTGGTCGTCTAAGTGAAACAACCATCTAAATTTGACACTTGGTTGCTATATAGTTTAAAGATGTGTTGACCACTATCATCAGCTATTGATTTTGGTGTTGTGGCAAGcaatttcaacaaattttctCCAAAATCCAATTATTTCCCTCACCCATTGTTTCTGTAGGTGGTTCACCTCAATGGTTGGAAGGAAATCAAATCTGAGTATGCTGGTAGCAGAACTGTGGGATAACGGAGTCACAGTGGTGAAGACAACTGAATTTGTTCAAGGCAAGACATCAAGATGGGGGCTTGCTTGGTCTTTTCTACCTGCTTCAAGAACGCCGATATCGTCTCGAAGGATTGAAAAAAATAACCAGTCTTTCATGCTGGAGGTTTGGAATCCTTTTCCTCTTACTGTAGATAAATCCTTTAGGTGTCTTATTTTGTCAGTAACTTACAGTCTGCATGGATCCGGATTCCGGAGCTACTTATATTTATACAGCATCGATCATAATATAGTTTAATCTTTCTAATTTGTTCCTACACATAGTGAAGATATATAATTCTCGTGAATATGACAGGTCATATATTTGTGTATGCATAGGGCCTTCAACGTCAGTATAGCGCCTTTCATGTTTTGCAGTCCATCGAATCCTTTCTATCCTGCAGTAGAGCCACGTGTAAAGTAGATGCTGCTGCATTCAGAATCGATGTATTGCAAGTATTTTCAATTTGTTTTCTTGGATTTTGACCATGTCTTTAGGtgaataatcattttaaatataCAGACCACTGCTTCAAGGGAACAATGTGATGCAATTTTGAAGACAGGAAAAGGTTATAAGAAGGGAGATGATGGTTTTCATCATGAGTTGGAAACGCACAATCCTTCAGATGATCACCACATTCAATCAGATGCCTTGCGCTTTCGTATTTCGGTAATTTTATTCAGCTGGTGCACGCATTTATTGTTatgctttttattttaaattttttttaaaatcttgaacGTAACGTTTATCAGTTTCATTTGTAGGTATTTCAGCAAATCCCTGGAACACTTTTGGTTAGGGGAACATTGCACGAAAGAGAAAGCTCCAACTCAGGTATTATTACATTTCTTGAAGTGAAGGAGGGAGCCCTCTCTGGGATTTCCTGCTCAAATTGTTGCTTTTCACTATTTCAGTTAGAAAGCAGCTACTTCAGCTTCTACCACTCTTCAATATCCATTTTGTTCTTTCTCATCGAACGGATGCCATCCATCTtctgaaaatattatatattcagAAATTGAGAATCGAAGAAATCCTTTTCGTTATATAAATCTGTCTTTGTGGATGTAACCAATGGCATTCTGCAACACAAGTGGACATACTTTTTTCAGCAAAAACTGTTAAGCTCAATCGAATCCTTTCTCTTTGTGACCTTGCTCCTTTGCCACCTTTTGTTTTTCAATGCAGATGTGTTTTCACTAATATTTCAGCATCTTGAACAAGTTTTAAGAAACAAGTTCTGCTATGAAAGAACATTATCTGATGGATCTTGCTCCAAGAATAGAAGATAGAATATGCACAACATACTGATGGATTTTACGCCAAGAAGAATATGCACAACATACTATCCACCATTTTTTTTATCTGCGTGGAAGATTTGCTGCAGAGAATCAGGAAACCATTCCTTGGTTTGAACAGATTCTTTCAATTTCATCCGAAACAGGGCTCTGCAGAATCTAGGCCCTTGTTCAATCAAGAGCTTTATGTTTCTTTGTGTCACCACAGAAAGAACTCGTGTGATTTAAGGTCACTTTAAACTGTTAAATCACTAATATTAGATTTAGACCATGGAAATTGTTGGATATATAGATCCTACATATATTTTTGTTGGACATATTTTTATAGATATTTTCATTGTATGTAATGTTTTGTTTTCTGGTGTAACATAGATCATATCAACAAAATCTTTGGTGAAAAAATGAGTTTGGATTTCATGTCACAGCGGGGTGGGGTTATATTATGTCCCATCGTTCGAATATCTGGAGAGAGGATCATGCCATTGGGACAAAAGTTCTGGGATCATTCATGTCACTTTTATGGCTCAAATGACCTTAATAACATcatcttttaacaaaataataattttggtgaGCGGAGATGACTTTTGATGAGGAACaccttatatatttatatatatgtatatatgcagATGAATAGAAAAGAATTATAAATCCACTCAGCAGtcctttgtttttcttttctaaTTTTTGAATGCAATAATCAACAGTATAAATggtcttaaatattttattatttctttgaCTAAATGatgtaaaatatttgttttagccAGTAAAAAAACAGCGCTCTTAATAGTTGAAGTTTCTATATTTTATggcattttaaaaacaaattatgCTTAGAGATTTAAAAATTGAATTGAATCCAAATATAATACAACAAGAAAATTGTTTTTAATAGTATATAGCAAAGTTTCTCATTCCATAGggggaaaaaaacaaatttcataaataaaattattattccagaaaatatacatatatgaaaaatattgattccaagaaaaataaattggaTACCACAGATTATTCCAATTATCTGCAGATATTAATCACACACAACATACGAATCAGATGTTTCAGACAAAAGAAGACGTATGAATTGGATAGAGGAGCCAGGATCCTCATCCAACAAAGCAACGAAATTAACGATTTTTACA comes from Primulina huaijiensis isolate GDHJ02 chromosome 2, ASM1229523v2, whole genome shotgun sequence and encodes:
- the LOC140969007 gene encoding uncharacterized protein; this translates as MPSKRKRKSGGETRGIHPRNKYSDNPPDFCLLASLYPSFQPYVFYSREGKPKIDWTDFNATRELTRVLLLHDHGLDWWIPDGQLCPTVPNRSNYIHWIEDLLASNLISGTRVDGRVNGFDIGTGANCIYPLLGASLLGWKFVGSDVTDVAIEWANRNVMNNPHITELIEIRRVECEDDIFDVEELQTKKQHSSECDLDSHDEKALEIMPAPSSVVGKKKGYCGSPVLLGVVKDGENFDFCMCNPPFFETMEEAGLNPNTACGGTSEEMVCFGGERAFISRIIGDSVQLKHRFRWFTSMVGRKSNLSMLVAELWDNGVTVVKTTEFVQGKTSRWGLAWSFLPASRTPISSRRIEKNNQSFMLEGLQRQYSAFHVLQSIESFLSCSRATCKVDAAAFRIDTTASREQCDAILKTGKGYKKGDDGFHHELETHNPSDDHHIQSDALRFRISVFQQIPGTLLVRGTLHERESSNSDVFSLIFQHLEQVLRNKFCYERTLSDGSCSKNRR